Below is a window of Pseudomonadota bacterium DNA.
GTCAGCCGCCTGAGGACACAGTAATCAATGAAAGTACCCTACATCCCCGATTCCGCGCCCTTTAACGAGGACCAGCGGGCCTGGCTTTCCGGCTTCCTCGCAGGGTTACACTCGCGCGCAGCCATGGGCGAACAGCAGACTGCGGCCGCCGCGGCGCCTGCCCAGCAGGCCGTCAAGCTCGACGTTCTGTATGGTACGCAGACCGGCAACGCTGAGATGGTTGCACAGGATACAGCGCAATCCGCGCGCGCAAAGGGCTTCCAGACGAATGTCGCCGGGCTTGACGATGTCTCCATGGAACAGCTTGCAAGCATGGACCAGGCGATCATCGTCATATCGACCTATGGCGAGGGCGAAATGCCCGACAATGCCCAGCTTTTCTGGGATGCTCTATCCGCCGATACAGCGCCGCGCCTGGAACATCTTTCCTACGGCGTGCTGGCACTTGGTGACACGAGCTATGATGAGTTCTGCCACGCCGGGAAGCTCGTTGACATGCGTCTTGAACAGCTTGGTGCCCGCCGCCTGACCCAGCGGCTCGATTGCGATGTTGACTATGAGGATCCGGCGGCAGCCTGGATTGAAGGCACACTGCCGCTGATTGCGGACGCCGTTCCGGGGGCACTCGCGCCCGTCGCAGAACAGGCCAACGGCGCTGCAGAGACCAGCAAACCCAAATGGAACCGCAAGAACCCCTACCCCGCGCCAACGGTCGAAAACCGGCTGTTGTCTGGCTCTGGCTCGGCCAAGGAAATCCGCCACATCGCGTTCGATCTGAGCGAGAGTGGCCTATCTTACGAAGCTGGCGATGCGATCGGCGTCATTCCGCAAAACAATCCCGAGCTTGTTAATCTGATGATGGAGCGGTTGGAAGTTCCAGCCGACGCCCACATCGAAGAGCTCGACATGTCGGTCCGAGACGCGTTGATGACGCGTTTTGAGATCACGACGCCCTCGAAAGAGATGATCAACGCGATCGCCGAACGAAGCGGCCATGACGAACTGTGCAGCATCGCGACCAATGGCGACAAAGAGGCTCTTGAGGCGTTCATGTGGGGTCGCGACACGCTTGACCTCCTGAACCTCGATGACAAGCTTGTCATCCCGGCTTCGGAGTTCCTTGACCACCTTAAGCCGTTGCAACACCGAGCTTATTCGATCTCATCAAGCCCGAAGGTCCATGGCGATGAGGTGCACCTGACCGTTGCTGCAGTCCGCTGGGAAGCCGAAGGCCGACCCCACCGCGGCGTGTGCTCAACCTTCATGGCTGATGCCCTGGCAGAGGGTGACACCGCGCCCGTTTTCCTGTCACCCAACAAGGCCTTCCGCATCCCCGAAAAAGATGATGCGCCCATGATCATGGTTGGTCCGGGCACAGGCATCGCGCCGTTCCGCGCATTTTTGCACGAGCGTCAGGCGCGCGGCGCAACAGGCAGCAACTGGCTGTTCTTTGGCGACCAGCACCGCTCCGACGACTTCATTTATGAAGATGAGATCAGCAAGATGAGTGCCGATGGCCTCCTGGCGCGGCTCGACCTGGCGTTTTCCCGAGATCAGTCCGAAAAAATCTATGTTCAGACGCGCATGCACGAGAACGGAAAGGCATTGTTCGCCTGGCTTGAGGAAGGCGCCTACTTCTATGTGTGCGGTGACGCAACGCGCATGGCGCGCGATGTCGATACGGCGCTTACCGATCTAATCGCCGAGCATGGAAGCCTGTCGGCAGACGATGCGGGGCAGTATGTCGCCAACCTCAAGCGCGAGAAGCGTTACCTGCGCGACGTCTACTAAGCTTCTGGCCCGGCTAATGCGGGCGGCTTCGCGGGGCGGAGGAGCCAGGCGAAACAGCCCGCCGCGTGTTCCTGCCCTGTGAGACGACTAAAAGGCCAAGCTTGCTGAAATCCCGCCGCGATGGGACCAGGCGTTATCGCCGAACGACCCGGCATAGGTCGTTGTAAGCGAGAACCTGTCAGACACGGCCACGTCCAGCCCAGCGTTGATAGCCAGCGCATGGTCGTTAAGAGCTGCACCGCTGTCGCGGAATGTTGCGCCCGCCACCGTTGGGATCTGAGAATTCACCGAAAGCGTGTCGGACCCGATGCCATGCTCGTACTTCACGGCGAGCGAGGGCGTGACCGAAAAACCGTTTTCGCCTTCGAAAGTCGCTGCAAACTCAACGCCAGCACCGAGCCAGCTTCGGCTGAAGTCGCTGCTGTCCACGGTCAGATTCAA
It encodes the following:
- a CDS encoding sulfite reductase subunit alpha, whose protein sequence is MKVPYIPDSAPFNEDQRAWLSGFLAGLHSRAAMGEQQTAAAAAPAQQAVKLDVLYGTQTGNAEMVAQDTAQSARAKGFQTNVAGLDDVSMEQLASMDQAIIVISTYGEGEMPDNAQLFWDALSADTAPRLEHLSYGVLALGDTSYDEFCHAGKLVDMRLEQLGARRLTQRLDCDVDYEDPAAAWIEGTLPLIADAVPGALAPVAEQANGAAETSKPKWNRKNPYPAPTVENRLLSGSGSAKEIRHIAFDLSESGLSYEAGDAIGVIPQNNPELVNLMMERLEVPADAHIEELDMSVRDALMTRFEITTPSKEMINAIAERSGHDELCSIATNGDKEALEAFMWGRDTLDLLNLDDKLVIPASEFLDHLKPLQHRAYSISSSPKVHGDEVHLTVAAVRWEAEGRPHRGVCSTFMADALAEGDTAPVFLSPNKAFRIPEKDDAPMIMVGPGTGIAPFRAFLHERQARGATGSNWLFFGDQHRSDDFIYEDEISKMSADGLLARLDLAFSRDQSEKIYVQTRMHENGKALFAWLEEGAYFYVCGDATRMARDVDTALTDLIAEHGSLSADDAGQYVANLKREKRYLRDVY